The window CACCAGGTGAACGGCTCTGGTACGCCCAAGGCACTCTTAAGAATGGCTGGAGTCGGAGTATTTTGGCCATGCAGATTGAATCCAACCTGTTCCAGCGTCAAGGTGGGGCAGTTACCAATTTTGAGCGCACCCTACCGCCGGAACAGTCTGATCTCGCTCAACAGCTGCTTAAGGACCCCTACAATTTCGACTTTCTCAATCTGACATCCTCTATCCAAGAGCGAGAGCTAGAAAAGGCTCTGGTCGAACGAATTAGGGATTTTCTGCTGGAGCTGGGCGTCGGGTTTGCTTTCGTCGGCAGTCAATATCGATTGGAAGTCTCTGGCAATGAGTACTTTATGGATATGCTGTTCTACCACCTCAAGCTACGGTGTTATGTCGTCATTGACTTGAAGGTGACGGAATTTCGCCCTGAGTACACCGGCAAGATGAACTTCTACGTCGCGGCAGTGGATGATTTGTTGCGTCACCCGGATGACCAGCCCACTATCGGCATCGTGCTGTGTAAATCAAAGGATAAAACGATCGCTGAATACGCCCTGCGCAACGTCAACACCCCGATTGCCGTCACAACCCACAGCCTGCCAGACCAGCTCAAGGCCAATCTGCCTACCATCGAGGAGCTAGAAATGGAACTAGATGCAGTGGTGAGTGAGCTATCGGAAGGGAATGAAGCAGTTGAAGCGTGAAATAGCCAAGGCATCTTCCGCGTCGATTTCGGTCACCCTATCAGTAAGGGTTCGCTAGGGTACTCCAATATCAGCAAGCTCTCCAGCCCCGAGAGAATTAATCCCACGCAGATAATAGAGCAGTAGCAACCGCTC of the Nodosilinea sp. FACHB-141 genome contains:
- a CDS encoding YhcG family protein; amino-acid sequence: MPQDNSLFPADNYDVFLKDLKTRIRQAQVKAALAVNKELVILYWQIGREILARQQQEGWGAKVIDRLAKDLKREFPDMKGFSPRNLKYMRAFAEAYPDQTIVQEVLAQITWYHNQALLDKLKAPGERLWYAQGTLKNGWSRSILAMQIESNLFQRQGGAVTNFERTLPPEQSDLAQQLLKDPYNFDFLNLTSSIQERELEKALVERIRDFLLELGVGFAFVGSQYRLEVSGNEYFMDMLFYHLKLRCYVVIDLKVTEFRPEYTGKMNFYVAAVDDLLRHPDDQPTIGIVLCKSKDKTIAEYALRNVNTPIAVTTHSLPDQLKANLPTIEELEMELDAVVSELSEGNEAVEA